The Chitinophaga flava genome has a segment encoding these proteins:
- a CDS encoding YfhO family protein: protein MITLLRHLGAVALFAGLAMLFCSPLLDGKALFQSDMMHFKGMEKEAADYYKATGDVPLWSNSMFGGMPTYVIYTGPPVAKTFYLNKLFTLSLPNPADMLFINMLGMYVLLCVFNFRYWIRILGALAYGFATFSIISMDAGHITKVMAMAYIAPMLGGIILTYRGRLVAGACLTALATTMLIYNNHLQIAYYALIMVAGLIISTFIQAYRSKQLPAFVRASAVLVVTAILALLPNVDNLMILKEYTRYTIRGSESELKTDQKKAPGLDLSYAFQWSYGPGETFTMLIPGVVGNSTSEKLSVNSHTYKALKSLGMSDEKAKKEVTAAQWPLYWAGQPMTGGPVYIGAIICLLVVLALLVIRSPHKWWLVAVSVFAILLSWGHNLAPFNNFLFYHLPLYNRFRAPTMALIIPQITFVVLACWALQELLSGEQSREHLLLQLKKAFVITTGLVVGIAVLGPFVYTFRGPNDAYHLQQYTQWLGGKEAASKLMTALRKDRSQLLLMDGLRTLALLLLTFGILWASLKEKLKPQLAMVLVGILTVADLFLVDKNYMGEDSFVTTKTLDTYITPSAADKEILKDKTLYYRVLNQTTNPWLDASTSYLHKSIGGQSPAKLWIYQDLIDHQLVRNNPAVLNMLNTRYFISENPETGEPVAQKNEDALGNGWFVQNIRWAANANEEMKALDAFNPKDTVIIDQRFQSGLGTFTPGKDSAARIELVRYGLNDLHFTSQNTQDGFGVFSDIYYPAGWRAFIDHQETDIIRVNYALRGLKIPAGKHDIEFRFRPDNFIAGRKIAAGSSWLLLILVAAGLLWELFAGTRTKKIMPDPRVEVRQ, encoded by the coding sequence ATGATCACCCTTTTGCGGCACCTGGGCGCGGTAGCGCTCTTTGCGGGCCTTGCCATGCTTTTCTGCAGTCCGCTGCTGGACGGTAAAGCACTGTTCCAGTCGGATATGATGCATTTCAAAGGCATGGAAAAAGAAGCGGCAGACTATTACAAAGCCACCGGTGATGTGCCGTTATGGAGCAACAGCATGTTTGGCGGCATGCCCACCTACGTTATCTATACCGGACCGCCAGTGGCCAAAACTTTTTATCTCAACAAACTCTTTACCCTGAGTCTTCCTAATCCGGCAGACATGTTGTTTATCAATATGCTGGGGATGTATGTGCTGTTGTGTGTGTTCAATTTCCGTTACTGGATCAGGATCCTGGGCGCGCTCGCCTACGGTTTTGCCACCTTCAGCATCATCAGCATGGATGCGGGGCATATCACCAAAGTGATGGCCATGGCCTATATTGCACCGATGCTGGGCGGTATTATCCTCACCTACCGCGGCCGCCTGGTAGCAGGCGCCTGCCTTACCGCGTTGGCCACTACCATGCTGATCTACAACAACCACCTCCAGATTGCTTATTATGCGCTGATCATGGTAGCCGGACTGATCATCAGCACTTTTATCCAGGCATATCGCAGCAAACAGTTACCCGCTTTCGTACGTGCGTCGGCGGTATTGGTGGTAACGGCCATCCTGGCCTTATTGCCCAATGTGGACAACCTGATGATCCTGAAAGAGTATACCCGTTATACCATCCGTGGCAGTGAATCAGAACTGAAAACCGATCAGAAAAAAGCACCGGGGCTGGACCTGAGCTATGCCTTTCAATGGAGTTACGGTCCCGGCGAAACCTTTACCATGCTGATACCCGGCGTAGTTGGTAACTCCACTTCCGAAAAGCTGTCTGTCAACTCCCATACCTACAAAGCCCTGAAATCGCTGGGTATGTCGGACGAAAAGGCGAAGAAAGAAGTGACCGCTGCCCAGTGGCCACTGTATTGGGCCGGGCAGCCCATGACCGGAGGCCCGGTGTATATCGGCGCCATCATCTGTTTACTGGTAGTGCTGGCACTACTGGTTATCCGCAGTCCGCATAAATGGTGGCTGGTAGCCGTTTCCGTCTTCGCCATCCTGCTCAGCTGGGGACATAACCTTGCTCCTTTCAATAACTTTTTATTCTATCATCTGCCGTTATACAACCGGTTCAGAGCTCCTACCATGGCCCTGATCATCCCACAGATCACCTTTGTGGTGCTGGCCTGCTGGGCATTACAGGAGCTACTTAGCGGAGAGCAGTCCAGAGAACATCTGCTGCTGCAACTGAAAAAAGCCTTTGTGATCACCACCGGACTAGTAGTCGGTATTGCTGTATTGGGGCCTTTTGTATATACATTCAGAGGTCCGAATGATGCGTATCACCTGCAACAATACACGCAGTGGCTGGGAGGCAAGGAAGCAGCGTCCAAACTGATGACTGCATTAAGGAAAGACCGGAGCCAGCTGCTGCTGATGGATGGTCTTCGCACGCTGGCCCTGCTGCTGCTGACCTTTGGCATACTGTGGGCTTCTCTGAAAGAGAAGCTGAAACCGCAGCTGGCCATGGTCCTGGTTGGTATCCTGACTGTCGCTGATCTTTTTCTGGTAGATAAAAATTATATGGGAGAAGACAGTTTTGTAACGACCAAAACACTGGACACTTACATCACTCCTTCGGCAGCAGATAAAGAGATACTGAAGGACAAAACCCTTTATTACCGTGTGCTGAACCAAACTACCAACCCGTGGCTGGATGCCAGCACCTCCTATCTGCACAAATCCATTGGTGGCCAAAGTCCGGCCAAGCTGTGGATTTATCAGGACCTGATTGATCATCAGCTGGTCCGCAACAACCCTGCAGTGCTGAATATGCTGAATACCCGGTATTTTATTTCTGAAAATCCTGAGACAGGTGAGCCAGTAGCGCAAAAAAATGAAGACGCGCTGGGCAACGGCTGGTTTGTTCAAAACATCCGGTGGGCGGCCAATGCCAACGAAGAAATGAAAGCTCTGGATGCTTTTAACCCGAAAGACACGGTGATCATCGATCAGCGGTTTCAGTCCGGGCTGGGCACTTTCACGCCCGGGAAAGACAGTGCTGCACGTATAGAACTGGTCCGTTATGGCCTGAACGATCTTCACTTTACATCACAGAATACGCAGGATGGTTTTGGTGTGTTCTCCGATATCTATTATCCTGCCGGCTGGCGTGCTTTTATTGATCATCAGGAAACTGATATTATCCGTGTAAACTATGCGCTGCGTGGGTTAAAGATACCTGCCGGGAAACATGATATTGAATTCCGTTTCCGCCCGGACAACTTTATTGCGGGTCGTAAAATAGCGGCTGGTTCATCCTGGCTGTTGCTGATACTGGTGGCTGCAGGGCTTTTATGGGAGCTGTTTGCGGGCACCCGGACTAAAAAAATTATGCCGGACCCACGGGTGGAGGTCCGGCAATAA
- a CDS encoding DHA2 family efflux MFS transporter permease subunit, whose translation MKKSILVMAVIAAAIMELIDSSIVNVALSHMSGNLGATLEDTSWVITAYAIANVIIIPITGFLAGKLGRRNYYIGSIIAFTIFSLMCGQATNIWVLVLFRFLQGIGGGALLSISQVIVFEQFPKEKQNVASALFGIGVFIGPTIGPTLGGYITEYYSWPWIFYINVPIGIIVAFVCYLLIEEPARKAGGQKIDWTGILLLAVGVSALQTVLERGETDDWFETAYITWLTVIAVLGISIFIWWELRIAHPVVNLRVLKSRNLSIAAALTFISGLGIYSSVFLTPVFAQRLLNFTPLQTGMLLLPGAFLAIGGLIVSARLLQRGISPIYLIIAGMGMFIFFSWQMSQLNQDASAQAISNFLIWRAVGLALVTVPLTTLAVSSLSPADIPQGAALNNMMRQLGGSFGIAMINTYLSQRKAQHRYDLVSHLNTADPLVYNRLHGYTKFFQSKGFTGTDAHHKALQLLDISVTRQGFLLSFSDAFMLLGFIFLLSLPLLLATSAKRKTNVVISDH comes from the coding sequence ATGAAAAAGAGTATACTGGTCATGGCGGTCATTGCAGCGGCCATCATGGAATTGATAGACAGCTCTATCGTAAATGTGGCACTATCGCATATGAGCGGTAACCTGGGCGCCACCCTCGAAGACACCTCCTGGGTCATCACGGCCTACGCCATCGCCAACGTGATCATCATCCCCATCACCGGGTTTCTGGCCGGCAAACTGGGGCGGCGTAACTATTACATAGGCTCCATCATCGCCTTCACCATCTTTTCCCTGATGTGCGGACAGGCCACCAATATATGGGTGCTGGTGTTATTCCGTTTTCTGCAGGGCATCGGCGGAGGCGCCCTCCTGTCCATCTCTCAGGTGATTGTATTTGAGCAGTTCCCCAAAGAAAAACAGAACGTAGCCAGCGCGCTGTTTGGCATCGGCGTATTTATCGGACCTACCATCGGGCCTACACTGGGTGGTTATATCACGGAGTATTACAGCTGGCCCTGGATCTTCTATATTAATGTACCGATAGGTATTATTGTAGCCTTCGTCTGTTATCTTTTAATAGAAGAGCCGGCAAGGAAAGCCGGCGGCCAGAAAATAGACTGGACCGGTATCCTGCTGCTGGCTGTAGGCGTAAGCGCCTTGCAGACCGTGTTGGAACGCGGCGAAACCGACGACTGGTTTGAAACGGCGTATATCACCTGGCTTACAGTAATAGCCGTGCTGGGCATCAGTATTTTCATCTGGTGGGAGCTACGTATAGCCCATCCTGTTGTTAACCTGCGGGTGCTCAAAAGTAGGAACCTAAGCATTGCGGCAGCCCTTACCTTCATTTCCGGCCTGGGCATTTACAGCTCAGTGTTTCTGACGCCTGTTTTTGCGCAACGACTACTCAACTTCACCCCTTTACAAACCGGTATGTTGTTGCTGCCAGGCGCTTTCCTGGCCATCGGCGGTTTGATTGTTTCCGCCCGTCTGCTGCAGCGGGGCATCTCCCCTATCTACCTGATTATTGCGGGCATGGGTATGTTTATCTTTTTCAGCTGGCAGATGTCGCAGCTCAACCAGGACGCCAGTGCACAGGCCATCAGCAACTTCCTGATCTGGCGGGCTGTGGGCCTGGCTTTGGTAACGGTGCCACTTACCACGCTGGCCGTATCATCGCTGTCACCCGCTGATATCCCGCAGGGGGCGGCGCTCAACAATATGATGCGGCAGCTGGGTGGCTCCTTCGGCATCGCCATGATCAACACTTATCTGTCGCAGCGCAAAGCGCAGCACCGCTATGATCTGGTTAGCCATCTCAATACTGCCGACCCACTGGTGTACAATCGCCTGCATGGCTATACGAAATTCTTCCAGAGCAAGGGTTTTACCGGCACAGACGCACATCACAAAGCATTACAGCTGCTGGATATCAGCGTCACCCGGCAGGGCTTCCTGCTGAGCTTCAGCGATGCCTTTATGCTGCTGGGTTTTATCTTTCTGTTGTCGCTGCCGTTGCTGCTGGCCACTTCTGCCAAAAGGAAAACAAACGTGGTCATATCCGACCACTGA
- a CDS encoding SDR family oxidoreductase: MRTYNNTVLITGGSAGIGLALARALAEEGNKVIITGRDAARLEQAAAAVPGLIPIVSDVTRHQSVKQLVQTLKREHPELNILINNAGRASAYRLSDHAQAFDKAADEMLTNYLAIIQLTELLLPQLRHQEEAAIVNVSSVTALVPSVALPTYAASKAALHSYTQALRLSVSPVRVFELMPPLVNTAFSREIGGEKGIPPEQVATEFMAALANDEYEIHVGDTRKVFQLVRSASPAQAVQTFNAHSL; the protein is encoded by the coding sequence ATGAGAACATACAACAACACGGTCCTGATTACCGGCGGTAGTGCCGGCATAGGGCTGGCACTGGCCCGTGCCCTGGCGGAAGAAGGCAATAAAGTCATTATCACCGGAAGAGATGCAGCCAGGCTGGAACAGGCCGCAGCCGCAGTACCCGGTCTCATCCCCATCGTATCTGATGTCACCCGGCACCAGTCAGTAAAACAACTGGTACAAACCCTGAAGCGGGAGCATCCGGAGCTGAACATACTCATCAACAATGCAGGCAGGGCCAGCGCCTACCGGCTGTCAGATCATGCACAAGCTTTTGACAAGGCTGCAGATGAAATGCTCACCAATTACCTGGCGATCATACAACTCACGGAGCTGCTGCTACCCCAGCTGCGCCACCAGGAAGAAGCGGCCATCGTCAATGTCAGTTCCGTGACGGCCCTGGTGCCTTCTGTGGCGTTGCCCACCTACGCTGCCAGCAAAGCCGCCCTCCACTCCTATACGCAGGCACTGCGACTGTCAGTGAGCCCCGTCAGGGTATTTGAACTGATGCCGCCTCTGGTAAACACCGCTTTCTCCCGGGAAATAGGCGGTGAAAAAGGAATCCCGCCGGAGCAGGTGGCCACTGAATTTATGGCCGCCCTCGCAAACGATGAATACGAAATTCATGTAGGCGATACCCGGAAAGTGTTTCAGCTGGTACGCTCCGCCTCCCCTGCCCAGGCCGTACAAACCTTTAACGCCCATAGTCTCTAA
- a CDS encoding TetR/AcrR family transcriptional regulator, translating to MSKAEKTKQFIVEKTAPVFNEKGYSGTSLTDMTNATGLTKGSIYGNFANKDEVALAAFDYNTRQVAGMIRQEMDKHSTCRDKMLVYVQVYSNFLKHPFPPGGCPILNTATEADDTHPALKQKAAEAVTFWKSRIIHLIEKGVKEGEFKKSVDAEQTALTLIAMIEGCIMITKLTGKMHYRNAIMQSVETLIQEL from the coding sequence ATGAGCAAAGCAGAAAAAACGAAACAGTTTATTGTGGAGAAGACCGCCCCGGTGTTCAATGAGAAGGGTTATTCCGGCACTTCGCTAACGGATATGACCAATGCTACCGGGCTCACCAAAGGCAGCATTTACGGCAACTTCGCCAATAAAGACGAGGTGGCTCTGGCTGCCTTTGATTATAACACCCGTCAGGTGGCCGGCATGATCCGGCAGGAAATGGACAAACATTCCACCTGCAGGGATAAGATGCTGGTATATGTGCAGGTATACAGCAATTTCCTCAAACATCCGTTTCCCCCTGGTGGTTGCCCCATCCTCAACACCGCTACAGAGGCCGATGATACCCATCCAGCCCTGAAACAAAAAGCTGCAGAGGCGGTTACCTTCTGGAAAAGCCGTATTATTCACCTGATCGAAAAAGGTGTGAAGGAAGGGGAATTCAAAAAAAGTGTGGATGCTGAGCAAACTGCCCTCACCCTTATCGCCATGATAGAAGGCTGTATTATGATTACCAAACTGACCGGTAAGATGCATTACCGCAATGCCATTATGCAGTCTGTTGAAACACTGATACAGGAACTCTGA
- a CDS encoding efflux RND transporter permease subunit, which produces MIRNILVFSLRNRWAIIIGAVVLSVIGYWCFTQLKIEAYPDIADTNVIIVAPFDGRAAEEVEQQVTIPIERALNNVPRVLDRRSRTIFGLSVVQLTFQDGTDDYFARQQVIERLSSISLPAGVTPELAPLTTAVGEIYRYVVEAPPSYTPMQLRDLQDWVIRPAILQVPGIADVTNFGGPLKQFHILTAPDKLRKYNLTLQDIIDAVQKNNLNTGGNVIDRGGQGFAVRGLGAVKSEKDLRNIVLTAVNGVPVYVKDVATVETAPPPPSGVLGYAVPDEGIDKIGSPEGIILLRRGENPSIALKALKEKLALLSDTELPEGVKLRVLYDRSFLIDHSLETVAHTLFMGVSIVVIVLVFFLGSIRSALVVTATIPFSLLFAFILMRLTGIPANLLSLGAIDFGIIVDGACVMAEHLIRRYRNATPQEKESGIVGITLAAAQEVGREIFFSVTIIILAYTPILMMTRVEGKLFSPMALTLSFAVIGAMICALTLIPVLISFAYKKALSTDKPMKAHRNVVLDFLEKTYDHSLNFFLRFHKQTVLIAGVAIVLLISLGGKLGSEFLPELDEGSIFMRAFMPAGVTIQENAKIAPIIRKVIASYPPVKYVITQTGRNDDGTDPFPANRTEILVGLKDYKLWSDTITKKELVKRIQADLEKNIPGTSFNSGQPIIDQVMEIVTGSAADLAISVVGDDLSLMRPKADSIAAIVKATQGSASVNIEQEGTQSQLAININRENAARFGINVSDIQSMIESAIGGKPIGTLYDGTKRYDIIVRYLPQERNTVEAIRNLQIPAATGALIPMDQLADIQFIDGQTNIYRLDGKRMVTVRTNVRGRDQGSFVKELQEKIGARVQVPKGYDIIYGGQYENLERAGKQLSLTIPLTIVIVFVFLFMLFKSMKHTFVTMSCILVALAGGIIALFMRGYHFNVSAGVGFVSIFGISVMAGVLLVSALNREMYKSPLTLRASVQKVAVDQFKAIMMMLMVAIIGLVPAAISTGIGSDVQRPLATVIIGGLTFTLLFTPIVIPPLYYWVEKKKNPHHH; this is translated from the coding sequence ATGATCCGCAACATATTAGTATTTTCCTTACGTAACCGTTGGGCGATCATTATCGGCGCAGTGGTATTATCAGTAATCGGTTACTGGTGTTTTACCCAGCTGAAAATTGAAGCCTATCCTGATATTGCCGATACCAACGTTATTATTGTGGCCCCGTTTGACGGACGCGCCGCGGAAGAAGTGGAACAACAAGTGACCATTCCTATCGAACGTGCCCTCAACAATGTGCCCCGTGTGCTGGACAGAAGAAGCCGTACCATCTTCGGACTCTCTGTGGTACAGCTGACCTTCCAGGATGGTACCGACGACTATTTCGCCCGTCAACAGGTGATCGAACGACTTTCTTCCATCTCACTGCCGGCAGGCGTAACACCGGAACTGGCGCCACTCACCACCGCCGTGGGCGAGATCTACCGTTATGTGGTAGAAGCCCCTCCCAGCTACACGCCCATGCAGCTGAGAGACCTGCAGGACTGGGTGATAAGACCCGCCATCCTTCAGGTGCCCGGTATCGCTGATGTGACCAACTTCGGCGGACCACTCAAACAATTTCATATCCTCACCGCTCCGGATAAACTACGTAAATACAACCTCACACTACAGGATATTATAGACGCCGTTCAGAAAAATAACCTGAATACCGGCGGTAACGTGATAGACCGCGGTGGACAAGGTTTTGCCGTGAGAGGTCTTGGTGCTGTAAAATCAGAAAAAGACCTGCGCAACATTGTACTCACCGCCGTGAATGGTGTGCCGGTTTATGTGAAAGATGTGGCCACTGTAGAAACAGCTCCTCCGCCGCCTTCCGGCGTACTGGGTTATGCTGTGCCCGATGAAGGCATCGACAAGATAGGTTCTCCCGAAGGTATCATCCTGCTGCGCCGTGGCGAAAACCCCAGTATCGCCCTGAAAGCACTGAAGGAGAAGCTGGCACTGCTCAGCGACACAGAACTGCCCGAAGGCGTGAAACTGCGCGTACTGTATGACCGTAGCTTCCTGATTGATCACTCCCTGGAAACGGTAGCACATACACTCTTTATGGGTGTAAGCATTGTGGTGATCGTACTCGTGTTTTTCCTGGGCAGTATACGCTCTGCACTGGTGGTGACAGCCACCATCCCCTTTTCCCTGCTGTTTGCCTTTATCCTGATGCGGCTGACTGGTATTCCAGCCAACCTGTTATCACTCGGTGCGATCGACTTCGGTATCATCGTGGATGGTGCCTGCGTAATGGCTGAACACCTGATCCGGCGCTATCGCAACGCTACCCCGCAGGAAAAGGAAAGCGGTATTGTAGGCATTACGCTGGCTGCTGCGCAGGAAGTAGGCCGCGAGATTTTTTTCTCCGTTACCATCATCATCCTGGCCTATACGCCTATCCTGATGATGACAAGGGTAGAAGGAAAACTCTTCTCTCCTATGGCCCTTACGCTGTCATTTGCAGTAATAGGCGCTATGATCTGCGCACTGACACTCATACCTGTGCTCATCTCCTTTGCCTATAAAAAGGCCCTGTCTACCGACAAGCCGATGAAAGCGCACCGCAATGTGGTACTGGATTTTCTCGAAAAAACATATGACCACTCACTCAATTTCTTCCTGCGCTTTCATAAGCAGACTGTATTGATTGCTGGTGTAGCCATTGTACTGCTGATCAGCCTGGGCGGCAAACTGGGATCAGAGTTCCTTCCAGAACTGGACGAAGGCTCTATATTTATGCGTGCCTTTATGCCTGCCGGCGTTACCATCCAGGAAAACGCCAAGATCGCTCCTATCATCCGGAAGGTGATCGCCTCCTACCCTCCGGTAAAATATGTGATCACACAAACCGGACGCAATGATGATGGTACCGATCCTTTCCCGGCCAACCGTACGGAGATACTGGTAGGATTAAAAGATTACAAACTGTGGAGTGATACCATCACCAAAAAAGAGCTGGTAAAAAGGATACAGGCCGACCTGGAGAAAAATATCCCGGGTACCTCTTTTAACTCCGGACAGCCCATCATCGACCAGGTGATGGAAATCGTGACCGGTAGTGCTGCCGATCTGGCCATCTCCGTGGTAGGCGATGATCTGAGCCTGATGCGTCCCAAAGCAGACAGCATAGCGGCCATCGTAAAAGCCACACAGGGCTCTGCTTCCGTGAATATCGAGCAGGAAGGCACCCAGTCGCAACTGGCTATCAACATCAACCGCGAAAATGCGGCCCGCTTCGGTATCAATGTAAGTGATATACAAAGTATGATCGAATCTGCCATTGGCGGAAAACCGATCGGTACATTATACGACGGCACCAAACGCTACGATATCATCGTCCGTTATCTGCCACAGGAAAGAAACACCGTTGAAGCTATCCGCAACCTGCAGATACCGGCGGCCACCGGCGCACTGATCCCTATGGACCAGCTGGCCGATATCCAGTTTATCGATGGCCAGACCAACATCTACCGCCTCGATGGTAAAAGGATGGTGACCGTACGTACAAACGTTCGCGGCCGCGACCAGGGCTCTTTCGTAAAGGAACTGCAGGAAAAAATCGGCGCACGGGTACAGGTGCCCAAAGGCTACGATATCATCTATGGTGGTCAGTACGAAAACCTCGAAAGGGCCGGCAAACAGCTGTCTCTCACCATTCCGCTCACCATCGTGATTGTATTTGTTTTCCTGTTTATGTTGTTTAAAAGCATGAAACATACTTTCGTAACCATGAGCTGTATACTCGTAGCACTTGCCGGCGGTATCATCGCCTTGTTTATGAGAGGCTACCACTTCAACGTATCTGCAGGCGTAGGCTTTGTGTCTATCTTTGGTATCTCTGTGATGGCCGGCGTATTGCTGGTGTCTGCACTAAACCGGGAGATGTACAAATCGCCGCTTACGTTGCGTGCCTCTGTGCAGAAAGTGGCGGTAGATCAGTTTAAAGCCATCATGATGATGCTCATGGTAGCGATCATTGGTCTGGTACCTGCTGCCATCAGCACCGGTATCGGCTCCGATGTGCAAAGGCCGCTGGCCACGGTGATCATCGGTGGGCTTACCTTCACCCTACTCTTCACCCCGATAGTAATACCACCGTTGTATTACTGGGTGGAAAAGAAAAAGAATCCACATCATCATTAA
- a CDS encoding DUF190 domain-containing protein, translating into MLQAQIFIDKDDLLGTRPLYEFIMQLLINQNVRGATAYRGIMGFGVNQQMKRPDEIFSFDEPPMMITFIDEEEKVREVLTLLRASYKGGFIITHPVEQFKA; encoded by the coding sequence ATGCTACAGGCACAGATTTTTATTGATAAAGATGATTTGCTCGGTACAAGGCCTCTGTATGAATTTATCATGCAGCTGCTGATCAACCAGAATGTCAGAGGTGCCACCGCATATCGCGGCATCATGGGCTTTGGCGTTAACCAGCAGATGAAACGCCCCGATGAAATCTTTTCTTTTGATGAACCTCCTATGATGATCACCTTTATAGATGAAGAAGAAAAAGTGCGGGAGGTACTGACACTGCTGAGGGCTTCCTATAAAGGCGGATTTATTATTACACACCCCGTAGAGCAATTTAAAGCATGA
- a CDS encoding efflux RND transporter periplasmic adaptor subunit, which produces MTKTALGLSIASIAWLAMSCGAHQEKKTAAAPSKTVVEDSGRTIKLPPDSLTLHFFKTMEATQSDLNAELMAPARVAATVVKSNGNTSQNIVLFDNPDLTASYTELLQHIINIREKGNIIRQKKAIAAQKQIELDRFKDLAEHGAGTGKDVSDAKTDLISAQTEMAIAETDLANEKTSIIEHESKLKLAGFDPQSLVTAKPDKTWIICEMPENQITKVKEGSTCKLQLNSYPGETFSGVIEKIGEVVDNITRMVKLRITVSDIQHKLRPGMFATVKFGVSEGNTLSVPRTSVITVQGKNYVFVRKNDSTFERREVLTGVQVNDRMVVFGGIKAGDQVVTDGAMQLKGISFGY; this is translated from the coding sequence ATGACAAAAACTGCCTTGGGCTTATCAATAGCAAGCATTGCATGGTTGGCCATGTCTTGCGGAGCACACCAGGAAAAGAAAACAGCTGCTGCCCCCAGCAAAACCGTTGTGGAAGACAGCGGACGGACTATCAAACTTCCTCCCGACAGCCTTACCCTTCACTTCTTCAAAACCATGGAAGCCACCCAGAGCGATCTTAACGCAGAACTGATGGCACCGGCTCGTGTAGCCGCCACCGTGGTAAAGTCAAACGGAAACACCTCCCAGAATATCGTGCTGTTCGACAATCCGGACCTCACCGCCAGTTACACAGAGCTGTTGCAACATATCATCAACATCCGCGAAAAAGGTAATATCATCCGCCAGAAAAAAGCGATCGCCGCCCAGAAACAAATAGAACTGGACCGCTTTAAAGATCTCGCAGAACATGGCGCCGGCACCGGCAAAGATGTGTCTGATGCCAAAACAGACCTCATCTCCGCTCAAACCGAAATGGCCATCGCGGAAACAGACCTCGCCAACGAAAAAACATCCATCATAGAACATGAATCCAAACTCAAGCTGGCCGGCTTCGACCCACAGTCACTCGTAACAGCCAAACCAGACAAAACATGGATCATCTGTGAAATGCCCGAAAACCAGATCACCAAAGTAAAAGAAGGCAGCACCTGTAAACTGCAGCTCAACTCCTACCCTGGTGAAACCTTCTCCGGCGTGATCGAAAAAATAGGCGAAGTAGTAGACAACATCACCCGCATGGTGAAATTAAGAATCACCGTATCTGACATACAACATAAGCTGCGGCCCGGCATGTTTGCCACTGTTAAATTCGGCGTCAGCGAAGGCAATACCCTGTCTGTTCCCCGTACATCCGTAATCACTGTTCAGGGCAAAAACTATGTCTTTGTACGTAAAAACGATAGCACCTTCGAACGCAGGGAAGTACTCACCGGTGTACAGGTAAACGACCGCATGGTAGTATTCGGCGGCATTAAAGCCGGCGACCAGGTAGTAACCGACGGAGCCATGCAACTGAAAGGAATTTCATTCGGATATTAA